GTCATGGGCAAGACCAACACGCCGGAGATGGGCGCGGGCGGCAACACCTTCAACGCGGTCTTCGGCATGACGCGGAACCCGTGGGACACGAGCCGCAACGCCGGCGGCTCGTCGGGCGGGGCGGCGGTCTCGCTCGCCACAGGGGAAGTTTGGCTCAGCCACGGCTCGGACCTGGCGGGTTCGCTCCGCACGCCGGCGGCCTATTGCGGGGTTGTGGGCCTGCGCCCGACCCCGGGCCGGGCGGGCGGTGGGCCTGCGGCCATTGCCTTCAGCACGGAGGGCGTGCAGGGGCCGATGGCGCGTACCGTTCTCGACACGGCACTCTTCCTCGACGCCATGTCCGGCTTCGATCCGCGTTTGCCCTTGTCCATCGAGGCCCCGGCGACACCGTTCCAGGATGCGGTCGCGCGCGCGACGCCGAAGGTGCGGATCGCCTATGCGCCGGATCTCAAGGGGTTCGCCCCCGTCGAGGCGGAAATCGAGGAGGTCATGCGCGGCGCGCTGAGGGCGGTCGAAGGCCTGGGCGCGACGGTCGAGGAAGCGTGTCCGGACCTGACCGGCCTTTACGACACCTACATCACCTTGCGCGCCATGGCCTGGGCCGCCAATGCCGGCCGGCTGCCAGATGAGGTGCAGCGCCAGTACAAGCGCACGCTTTCAGAAAACATCGACCTCGGCCGGCGTCTGACCGCCGAGCAGATCTACGACGCGCAGCGCAACCGGTCGGTGCTCTACCGCGCCATGCAGACCTTTCTCGAGGGCTACGACGTTCTGGCCTGCGCCGTGGTCGGCCTCAAGCCCGGTCCTGTGGAGGAGGAGTACCCCGCGACGGTCGCGGGCAAGCCCGTCGCGGACTATGTCGACTGGCTGCGCTTTTCCTTCCTCGCGACGACCACGGCGCTACCGGCGATCTCGGTGCCCGCCGGGTTCACCGCGGACGGTCTGCCGGTCGGCCTGCAGCTCATCGGTCCGCCGCGCGGCGAGGCCAAGGTGCTCGCCGTGGCGAAGATTATCGAGGAAGCGGTGGGACTTTCCTCCCGCCTTCCCATCGACCCGATCATCCGCTAAGGCCGGGCACCGGCCCTGCAAGACGCCTCACACAAGAGCAAGAAGGAGCGGCCACTCCATGGCGAATGTTCTCTACGATGCGCTGTTCCGTCCCCATGAAGGCAGCGATGCGACATTCCTCATCCTGCCGGATGGGCGGACGGTCAGCTATGGCGCGTTCCTGAAGACGGCGGGGCGCTTCGCCCATGCCTTGCGCGCCTCCGGCGTCGGCGTCGGGGACCGGGTGGCGGTGCAGGTGAAGAAGTCGCCCGAGGCGCTCGCCCTCTATGCCGCCTGCGTGGCGGCTGGCGCGATCTTCCTGCCGCTCAACACCGCCTACACGGCGGCGGAGGTCGAGTATTTCGTGACCGACGCGCAGGCCCGCGCGCTCGTCTGCGACAGCGGCGCGGCTAGCGCGCTCAAGCCAGTTGCCGAGGGGGCAGGCGCCCGCCTTCTGACGCTCGACGCCGACGGGTCCGGCACGCTCTCAGACCTCGCCGCGGGCCAGCCCGGCAGCTTCGATGCCGTGGAGCGGGGGCCGGACGACCTCGCGGCCTTCCTCTACACCTCCGGCACGACGGGACGGTCGAAGGGCGCGATGCTCACCCACGACAACCTGCTGTCGAACGCGGTGTCGCTGGTCGACTATTGGCGCTTCACGGGCGAGGACGTGCTGCTGCACGCGCTGCCGATATTCCACACGCACGGGCTCTTCGTCGGCACCAACATCATGCTGCTGGTGGGCGGCAGGATGATCTTCCTGCCGGGGCCCGACGTCGACGCGCTGATCGCACACTTGCCGCAGGCGACCGCGATGATGGGCGTGCCGACCTTCTACACGCGCCTTCTGGCCGATCCGCGCCTGACGAAGGACCTCGTCGCGCACATGCGCGTCTTCATCTCCGGCAGTGCGCCGCTGCTCGCGGAGACGCACGTGGAGTTCGAGACCCGCACCGGACACCGGATCCTCGAACGCTACGGCATGACCGAAACCAACATGAACACATCGAACCCCTATGAGGGAGAGCGGCGCGCGGGCACCGTCGGATTCCCGCTGCCGGGCGTGGAGCTGCGCATCTGCGATCCCGAGACGGGGAGCCAAGTGCCCCAGGGCGAGATCGGCGTGATCGAGGTGAAGGGCCGCAACGTCTTCAAGGGCTATTGGGGCATGCCGGAGAAGACCGCGGCGGAGTTTCGCGCCGACGGCTTCTTCATCACCGGGGACCTCGCGCGAATCGACGAGGACGGCTATGTCCACATCGTCGGCCGGGCCAAGGACCTCATCATCTCCGGCGGATACAACATCTATCCGAAGGAGGTGGAACTGGCGCTCGACGAGGAGGAGGGCGTCCTCGAATCCGCCGTGATCGGTGTGCCGCATCCGGATTTCGGAGAGGGCGTCGTGGGCGTCGTCGTGCCGCGCGCGGGCGCCCGGCTCGACGAGGAGCGGCTGCGCGCGTCTCTCGGTGGCAAGCTCGCCAGATTCAAGCAGCCCAAGCGCATCTTCGTGGTCGACGAACTGCCGCGCAACACCATGGGCAAGGTGCAGAAGAATGCGCTGCGCGACCGCTTCAAGGATATCTTCAAGGCCGCGTGACGCGGCGCGTGCAAGAGGAGCAGGGACAGGGGTAGGGCTGGGGCGGCCCTACTCCTGCGCCGTTGCTGTCTTGCGCAGCGAAAGCGCCTTGAGGTGCCTTGCGATGGCAGGGGCCGCCACCACCTCGCCCTTGTTGGCGAAGATCTCGTGGTTGCGCTCTATGTCCTTCAGATCGTACAGATAATTTACCATCAGGCCGTGCGATTGCCGGCGTCCCTTCTCCGACAGGTCGGCGCGCCAGTTGATCCGTTCGAGACGTGCGCCATTGCCGAGGTGGAAGCGCGCGACCGGGTCGATCACCTTGCCGGTAGGGCTGCGCGCGACGAGGAAATAGTGCGAGGCGAGCGCCTGGAGGGCGGGTTTCATTTCCTTGTCGGCGGCGGGGTCGTCGATCCAGTCGCCTCCCGAGAGGCGTGGAAGGATATCGGCTGCACGCGGCAGGGCGCGCACCGCCTCGCCGCCCTTCGCGATCTCGCCGTCCAGCCAGCGGCGGAAGCCCGGGACGGGGGAAAGCGTGGCAAAGGTCTTGAGGCTCGGAAACTCCCGCGACAGGTCCTCGACCACCTGCTTGATGAGGAAATTGCCGAAGGAAATGCCGCGCAGGCCCACCTGCGTGTTCGAGATCGAGTAGAAGATCGCGGTCGTGGCGTGCCCGCCGTCCACCGTCTCCCGGTCGGTGGCGAGCACGGGTGCGATGGCGTCTGCCATCTCGTCCATCAGGGCCACCTGAACGAAGATCAGCGGCTCGTCGGCCAGCGCCGGGTGGAAGAAGGCATAGAGCCGCCGGTCGGGCATGTCGATCCGGCGCTTCAGGTCGTCCCAGCCCTGGATCTCGTGCACCGCCTCGTAGCGGATGATCTTTTCCAGGATCGAGGCGGGCGTATCCCAGTCCATGCGCCTCAGCGTCAGGAAGCCCCGGTTGAACCAGGATGTGAACAGGTACTGGAAGTCGGCGTCGACGGGGTGGAGGTCGGGCCGGTCGCGCAGGACGGCCAGCAGATCCTCGCGCATGGAGACAAGGGCGGCGGTCCCGCCCGGCGCGAGATTGAGCCGGCGGATCAGCTCGAGGCGCCGCGGCTCCGACGCGCGTTGCAGCGCGGCTTCGGCCTGTGCGTCGGGACCGTCCGCTGCGAGAAAGCCCTCCGCTGCCGCTGCCAGCCGCTCCCGGTCGGGGCCGAAGCGCTCGGCGAGCGTCGCGAAGAAGGCCGTGCGCGCCTCCCCTGTCAGCGTGCCATAGCCGCGCAGCACCTCTTGCGCGATGGCGACGCCCGAGGCCTCGCCCCGGCCCGACAGCAGCGCCTCCGCCAGCTCGACAAGCTGGTCGTGCGTGACGCTCTTGCGGCCCGTGACATCGGCCAGCCAGCGGCGCCCGTCGCTGAAGGCGCCCAGAAGGTCGCGCAGGAAGGAATTCATCGGCTTCGCCTCTTCCCGGTGTCTTGGGGCGGCGGACGCGAAGGACACTGGCCCACCCATGTCAGGATGTCCGAACGGCCCGGACCGCGAAAGCCCGGGTCGTTTCGGATCCCCCACATGCGCCGGACATGAGAAGGCCGGCGGGGACGTGCAAGCCCCGGCCGGCCTGTTTGCCGTACTTGGCCTGCGTCAGGCGACGCGGTCGCCCTTGCGCACCTGCACCGTGCGGTTGTCGACCGCGGGCAGCATCTTCGCCGGATCGCGCGTCACCACCACGTCGATGATCGTCGGGCGGTTCCGCTCCGCCATGCCGGCCCGGATCGCGGCGGCGAGGTCGCCGGGCTTCTCTACCCGGATGCCCTGGCAGTCGAAGCCCTCCACGATCTTCGCATAGTTCGTGTCGCGCAGGTCGCTCGATTGGTAGTTGCCCTCGCCGTACATCAGGTGTTGCAGCGCCTTGACATAGCCCGAGGCCGCGTTGTTCACGACCATCAGCGTGAAGCCAAGGTTCATGCGCCGCGCGGTCTCCAACTCCCCCAGCGTCATGTTGAAGCCGCCGTCGCCGGTGATGCCGAACACGGGTCCGTCGTCGCCCAGTGCACGCTTGCCCAGGACCGCCCCCATGCAGCCGGGAAGGCCGTAGCCGATGGAGGCAAAGCCCCGATCGGGCACGAAGCCGCGGCCCGGCACCTTGGTGTCGTAGAGCAGGCCGCCCCAGTGCGCCGCGAAGCCGCCGTCCGCGATCAGCGCCGCATTAGCGGGCAGCAGCGTGTTCAGCTCGTTCAGCATCCGCGCCATGTGCACGGGCGTCTCGTCGGAGGTCAGCCTCTCCTGCACCGAGGCGCGCCATTTCTCCATGCGCGCGGCCACGTCGGCGATATAGGGCGCGCGGTCGTCGGCGAGACGGGCGGCGTCGGACTGCATCAGGCCCGCTAGCTCCGAGATCGTTTCGCGCACGTCGCCCCAGAGCGCGAGTTCGGGCACAAGGGTTCGGCCGAACTCCTCCGCGACGATGTCGAGGTGGATGACCCGCGCGGCCGGACCCGGCACCGTGTAGCGCTTGGTCGCGATCTCGCCCAGCTTGCAGCCGACCACGAACAGGCAGTCCGACTCCGCGATCAGCGTGTTGGCGATCCGGTCGTAACGGCCGAAGAGACCCGCATTGTTCGGGCTCGTGCAGGCGACCGCGCCCTTGCCGGTCATGGTGTGCGCCACGGGGATGCCCGTCGCCTCCGCGAAGGCCGCAACCGTCGCCGCCGCACCGCTGATGTGCACGCCCCCGCCGCACAGCATCATCGGGCGCTTCGCCTCCGTCAGCATGCGGGCAGCCCTGGCAAGATCGCCCGCCGCCGGACGGCAGCGCAGCGCGGGCGCCGCGACATGGCGGGGATCGGCGGCGAAGTCGGAGGGCGAGAACGAGGTCATGCCGTGGCAGACATCCTCCGGCACGTCGACCACCACCGGCCCGGGACGGCCGGAGGTCGCAACGTGGAACGCCCGGCGGATCAGTTCGGGGATGCGGTCGATCTCCTCGATCCGGATCAGCTCCTTGCAGGCGGGGCGCAGGATCTCGATCTGCCGGGACTCCTGCGTCATGTTCTTCCAGGAGTGCGCCCGGTGGCTGTCGCCGACGATCACCACCATCGGGCTACCGGCGTTCAGCGCCTCGACAAGGCCGGTCACGAGGTTCGTGGCGCCGGGTCCGAGTGTCGCGTCGCAAAGCCCGACCCGCCCCGTGACCTTGGCGTAGGCGTCCGCCGCGAACGCGCCCAGCCGCTCGTCGTTGATCAGGCTGTGCTGCAGGCCGAGCCGGCGGGCCGCGTCGTAGAAGGGCAGAAGCTGGAAGCCACCCATGCCGAACATCGGTCCCGCCTCGTGGGCGAGCAGCATGCGGACGATAGCCTCGCCGCCGGTCATCTCGTTGGGAAAACTCACGTGGGTCGGTCCTCTTCGCAAGGGAACAAGGGTCAGATGCGGTAGCCCAGCGCCTGGGGCAGCCAGAGCGTGATTTCCGGGATCAGGATGACCAGCAGCAGTGCAACGGTCATCGACAGCACCATCCAGATCACCCAGGGCACGGTCGCCTCGATCGGCACGCGCGCGACGCGGGACGTGACCATCAGGTTGACCGCAACCGGCGGCGTGAACTGGCCGATGGCGATGTTCATGGCCATCAGCACGCCGAACCAGGTCAGGTTCCAGTCGAACGTCGTCGCGATCGGGATCAGCAGGGGCAGCGTGATGAGGTAGATCGAGATGCCGTCCAGCACCATGCCCGCCAGCAGCAGCAGCGCCATCACCAGCAGCAGCACCACGGTGCCGTTCTCGCTCAGCGCAAGGATGGCCGCTGCGGCCGCGTCGAACCCGCCGAGCGTGGAGCCCGCCCAGGTAAAGAGACCCGCCAGCGAAATGATGATCATGATGACGGCGGACGTCTCGGCACTGTCGACCAGCAGCCGGTAGATGTCGCGCCAGCCCAGCCGGCGGTAGATCACGATGCCGACGATGAAGCCATAGCCGGCCGCGACCGCGGCTGCCTCGGTCGGCGTGAACAGGCCGCTGCGCAGGCCGCCCAGGATGATCACCGGCGCCATCAGGGCCGGGATGGCGTTGAACAGGCTCGGCCAGAAGGGTGGACGGACCGTGCTCTCGTTCGCGCCGAAGTCCTTGCGGCGGCTGATCACGAGGGTCGGCAGGATCACCGCCAGTCCGGCGAGCAGGCCGGGGAAGATGCCCGCCGCGAACAGCGCCCGCAGGTCCATGCCCGGCACCATGATCGAATAGACGATGAGCGCGATGGAGGGCGGAATGAGGATGGCGGTGGAGGCCGACGCAGCGATCACGCTGGCCGAGAAGGCCGGCGGATAGCCCGCCTTGCGCATGGCGCCGATCATGATGGTGGCGACCGCGGCGGCGTCCGCCGGGCCCGAGCCCGACATGCCGCCCATGACCAGGCAGACGAGCGTCGCTACGATGGCCAGCCCGCCGCGCCGGGGGCCGACGATGGATTCGGCCAGCGTCACCAGGTGGCCCGCGACGCCCGAACGCTCGAAGACCATGCCGGTCAGGATGAACAGCGGAATGGCGATCAGCGGATACTTCGCGATGGAGGCGTAGGTGTTGGAGCCCACCATCGCCACCATGTCCGGGCTGAGCCCGATGGCAACGGCCGCAACGCCCGCGAGACCGAGCGCCACCGCGATGGGCGCGCCGACCAGCAGCAGGCCGACGAAGCTCAGC
This is a stretch of genomic DNA from Futiania mangrovi. It encodes these proteins:
- a CDS encoding amidase translates to MTSPQVVFTGPELCRLTAVEVVNLLRKGEVTPSELVEASLARIAAVEPAVNAIPTVCGDRAREQIGGLIALRRKNGDAPGWLGGLPIAIKDLTPVKGVRTTWGTPGLKDFAPDASDPLVERLEAMGGLVMGKTNTPEMGAGGNTFNAVFGMTRNPWDTSRNAGGSSGGAAVSLATGEVWLSHGSDLAGSLRTPAAYCGVVGLRPTPGRAGGGPAAIAFSTEGVQGPMARTVLDTALFLDAMSGFDPRLPLSIEAPATPFQDAVARATPKVRIAYAPDLKGFAPVEAEIEEVMRGALRAVEGLGATVEEACPDLTGLYDTYITLRAMAWAANAGRLPDEVQRQYKRTLSENIDLGRRLTAEQIYDAQRNRSVLYRAMQTFLEGYDVLACAVVGLKPGPVEEEYPATVAGKPVADYVDWLRFSFLATTTALPAISVPAGFTADGLPVGLQLIGPPRGEAKVLAVAKIIEEAVGLSSRLPIDPIIR
- a CDS encoding malonate--CoA ligase; its protein translation is MANVLYDALFRPHEGSDATFLILPDGRTVSYGAFLKTAGRFAHALRASGVGVGDRVAVQVKKSPEALALYAACVAAGAIFLPLNTAYTAAEVEYFVTDAQARALVCDSGAASALKPVAEGAGARLLTLDADGSGTLSDLAAGQPGSFDAVERGPDDLAAFLYTSGTTGRSKGAMLTHDNLLSNAVSLVDYWRFTGEDVLLHALPIFHTHGLFVGTNIMLLVGGRMIFLPGPDVDALIAHLPQATAMMGVPTFYTRLLADPRLTKDLVAHMRVFISGSAPLLAETHVEFETRTGHRILERYGMTETNMNTSNPYEGERRAGTVGFPLPGVELRICDPETGSQVPQGEIGVIEVKGRNVFKGYWGMPEKTAAEFRADGFFITGDLARIDEDGYVHIVGRAKDLIISGGYNIYPKEVELALDEEEGVLESAVIGVPHPDFGEGVVGVVVPRAGARLDEERLRASLGGKLARFKQPKRIFVVDELPRNTMGKVQKNALRDRFKDIFKAA
- a CDS encoding malonyl-CoA decarboxylase, which translates into the protein MNSFLRDLLGAFSDGRRWLADVTGRKSVTHDQLVELAEALLSGRGEASGVAIAQEVLRGYGTLTGEARTAFFATLAERFGPDRERLAAAAEGFLAADGPDAQAEAALQRASEPRRLELIRRLNLAPGGTAALVSMREDLLAVLRDRPDLHPVDADFQYLFTSWFNRGFLTLRRMDWDTPASILEKIIRYEAVHEIQGWDDLKRRIDMPDRRLYAFFHPALADEPLIFVQVALMDEMADAIAPVLATDRETVDGGHATTAIFYSISNTQVGLRGISFGNFLIKQVVEDLSREFPSLKTFATLSPVPGFRRWLDGEIAKGGEAVRALPRAADILPRLSGGDWIDDPAADKEMKPALQALASHYFLVARSPTGKVIDPVARFHLGNGARLERINWRADLSEKGRRQSHGLMVNYLYDLKDIERNHEIFANKGEVVAAPAIARHLKALSLRKTATAQE
- a CDS encoding thiamine pyrophosphate-binding protein — encoded protein: MTGGEAIVRMLLAHEAGPMFGMGGFQLLPFYDAARRLGLQHSLINDERLGAFAADAYAKVTGRVGLCDATLGPGATNLVTGLVEALNAGSPMVVIVGDSHRAHSWKNMTQESRQIEILRPACKELIRIEEIDRIPELIRRAFHVATSGRPGPVVVDVPEDVCHGMTSFSPSDFAADPRHVAAPALRCRPAAGDLARAARMLTEAKRPMMLCGGGVHISGAAATVAAFAEATGIPVAHTMTGKGAVACTSPNNAGLFGRYDRIANTLIAESDCLFVVGCKLGEIATKRYTVPGPAARVIHLDIVAEEFGRTLVPELALWGDVRETISELAGLMQSDAARLADDRAPYIADVAARMEKWRASVQERLTSDETPVHMARMLNELNTLLPANAALIADGGFAAHWGGLLYDTKVPGRGFVPDRGFASIGYGLPGCMGAVLGKRALGDDGPVFGITGDGGFNMTLGELETARRMNLGFTLMVVNNAASGYVKALQHLMYGEGNYQSSDLRDTNYAKIVEGFDCQGIRVEKPGDLAAAIRAGMAERNRPTIIDVVVTRDPAKMLPAVDNRTVQVRKGDRVA
- a CDS encoding TRAP transporter large permease: MDGNLVLLLSFVGLLLVGAPIAVALGLAGVAAVAIGLSPDMVAMVGSNTYASIAKYPLIAIPLFILTGMVFERSGVAGHLVTLAESIVGPRRGGLAIVATLVCLVMGGMSGSGPADAAAVATIMIGAMRKAGYPPAFSASVIAASASTAILIPPSIALIVYSIMVPGMDLRALFAAGIFPGLLAGLAVILPTLVISRRKDFGANESTVRPPFWPSLFNAIPALMAPVIILGGLRSGLFTPTEAAAVAAGYGFIVGIVIYRRLGWRDIYRLLVDSAETSAVIMIIISLAGLFTWAGSTLGGFDAAAAAILALSENGTVVLLLVMALLLLAGMVLDGISIYLITLPLLIPIATTFDWNLTWFGVLMAMNIAIGQFTPPVAVNLMVTSRVARVPIEATVPWVIWMVLSMTVALLLVILIPEITLWLPQALGYRI